A genome region from Hippopotamus amphibius kiboko isolate mHipAmp2 chromosome 1, mHipAmp2.hap2, whole genome shotgun sequence includes the following:
- the PPP2CA gene encoding serine/threonine-protein phosphatase 2A catalytic subunit alpha isoform isoform X2, whose product MELFRIGGKSPDTNYLFMGDYVDRGYYSVETVTLLVALKVRYRERITILRGNHESRQITQVYGFYDECLRKYGNANVWKYFTDLFDYLPLTALVDGQIFCLHGGLSPSIDTLDHIRALDRLQEVPHEGPMCDLLWSDPDDRGGWGISPRGAGYTFGQDISETFNHANGLTLVSRAHQLVMEGYNWCHDRNVVTIFSAPNYCYRCGNQAAIMELDDTLKYSFLQFDPAPRRGEPHVTRRTPDYFL is encoded by the exons ATGGAACTGTTTAGAATTGGTGGCAAATCACCAGATACAAATTACTTGTTTATGGGAGATTATGTTGATAGAGGATATTATTCAGTGGAAACAGTTACTCTGCTTGTAGCTCTTAAG GTTCGTTACCGTGAACGCATCACTATTCTTCGAGGAAATCATGAGAGCAGACAGATCACACAAGTATATGGTTTCTATGATGAGTGTTTAAGGAAATATGGAAATGCcaatgtttggaaatattttacagATCTTTTTGACTATCTTCCTCTCACTGCCTTGGTGGATGGGCAG ATCTTCTGTCTACATGGTGGCCTCTCACCATCCATAGATACACTGGATCACATCAGAGCACTTGATCGTCTTCAAGAAGTTCCCCATGAg GGTCCAATGTGTGACTTGCTATGGTCAGATCCAGATGACCGTGGAGGTTGGGGTATATCTCCTCGAGGAGCTGGTTACACCTTTGGGCAAGATATTTCTGAGACATTTAATCATGCCAATGGCCTCACATTGGTGTCTAGAGCTCATCAGCTGGTGATGGAG GGATATAACTGGTGCCATGACCGAAATGTAGTAACGATTTTCAGTGCTCCAAACTATTGTTATCGTTGTGGTAATCAAGCGGCAATCATGGAACTTGATGATACTCTAAAATACTCTTT CTTGCAGTTTGACCCAGCACCTCGCAGAGGCGAGCCACATGTTACTCGTCGTACCCCAGACTACTTCCtgtaa